ctggctatcaaagctcaatttaaaattgaacattggtctggggagtctgctctgtattttctactgcaagagagcattatttaaataactctgtacgcaattggatagtccttcaaccaatcagaccacaagaggcgtggtCAACAGACAACGACCTATTGCTTCTCTATCCATATCtatctatataatattttagctAACTCTAGAAGAAAAATTCAGAGCTctatattatacacacacagctctgaaTTTTTCCCCCCAGAGCTAGCTatagctttatatatatatatatatatatatatatattatatatatatatatatatatatatatatatacatatacatacatacatacatgcatacatatatatacatacatatatatacatatatatacacacatacacttataataacaatatcactattataatcATTTTCCCACCTAATTTTGCCTAGCATCAAATGCCTTACCTCTTTAGAAAGCTGAGACCCTGTAGTTTATTAGGAAATGAGCAGAATAATTGTGTGAAGTACTGGCACAGAGTTATAGCGGGtagaatattgtttttttttttttttacacaagctgcacgattaagtcaTTTATCGAAatgaaaagctgcaatttcaacgtgttaaagcatccagatttgtagccatgttaataacgtttaaGAAATCacaccatttgtaaatccgtcaagatttcagcgagataaaagtatttatgttcgtacagatcaatcaccttacatcaggttccacagagcccgacagaaagtttgcctgtgacaagatggccgccggtgatgacgatggtgactctgccgtaagacatctagcctttattatggatatctatgtctctatctgtcatcgtgttaaacctgccaataggGCGCCAGTTGGATAAGCAAGTCTGTGATTgtttcccgcaaaagtgtaaaagaagcagtagaaatgaacgTACGGGTTTCCAGAATaagctgcagggcgaaatcaaatcgctgtCAGATCAGgttgggtttacccagtctagtacTAAGCTGgacttgaaggcagcataatttACTGGAGGTCACATGGGCGGTTAACTGCACTCCAATTGGTAGATGCTATATTGCTGTTCATTAGAACAAAGAATCAACATTGGTTGCTGGTTTCATGAACGTGATGAGTGATTCTGTTAGCTGAAGGTACTTTATTCAGTGTCTGATATCACTTTGGTTGCATTCAAAATCGCTTAAGTAATTACTTCCCGACTGTGTGGATCCAGATGTATTACATCTATCAGGTGACCTACCAGCATCAGTTGCGTCACTTCACTACCATTCATTCCATGAGATGTGCACTTTAGTATCTCGATGTAAGTAGTTATCCGTGCACTTTTTGCTAACTGTTTTATAAATACCCTGTTCACATAGGCTACTTGGTTTTCGACCCGATATAATATGAAAGCAAGCAAACCGAATAAGTCATGATCTTTATTACTGCAAGTTGCTTTTATTTCTTGTTGTTTTAAGACTGTAAATCCTCTCAGTTTAGTAGTCGAGGCAGTATGACGTTGCTACTCACCTTTAAAAATCCCCACACAGAAAGGATAAAGGGTTTGAAATTGTTGTAGTTCATAATATGGTCCACGTGTTACTGCGGTGAACTAAGCCCTTGTGTTTTTCATCCCTGTTCTCACAGATCGTAAGTCCAATCATAACTTTTCCAATCAGCCAAAAAACACTGCTTTCAGATGGGCTCCTGTCTGCTAGGAGAGGCAGAGAGAGTGTGGTCTATCTAATGTACAATCTGTCTACACATGGGACACAGGGTTATTGTGACTCTGGATGAGGAGGCAATTAAAGGATAAATGCAATGCCTTTCTGTTTCTTTGgttctctctatctctcttttactcactcattctctctctcagtGTGTAAGGACTATTGCAGGCTGCAGCTGTTCCCCTTGTTTTCTTTGGGCATAATGAGGCAGTGCCGGTGCTGCAGGTTCTCATGATCTAATAGTTGAAGCGTTCAGACAGagttcactcactcactgctgTTTTTTGAGGAGAGACCACAGCCATTTCCTTTGAATGTCTGCTCTCATGTCCTCTGCTACTTTCGCTTCATGAACTCTGACAATTGTTGAGAGCCGTGAGAATTTAAACAAACGTAAAAAAGGGTGTCTCAGGAATCGATGGTTGTTATAAATACAACACTCAAGAAGATGATTGGCACTTACAAAGTCTTTTATATTAATCCACAAGGTAAATACACTGAAGAATGCAGAAAAATCATGACACAACCACTCAGACAAGAACTGACAAACTAACAAACAAAAACTCAAGGTATAAACAAAGTAAGACAAGCCCACCCGAACTGAATCAATCAGGCAATATGTCACCATGGAAAAAAGGAACAGaacgattaaaaaaaattagcaatAATAATCATACTAGAACACTGAAAACCTGAATGAAACAAATACTTAACATGTTGTCCACACGCACACAGGTTTTTTTATAAACTGAATTTTTGAAGCACTGTCAAGAGCATGCCAAATCAACAGGTGGCAATATAACCCTAACCGTAAATCCATGTTGGCCAATCAGAAGCCTGAAAAAAAGTTATTGCCGGTTCTGGTTTTGACATAAGCTGAAATCTCCGGTCTCACTGTCCACACGACAACACTGCAACcggagttaaaaaaaatgttcaccctggcaggagttttcaaaaaagttccATTTGAGAGTCTGGATACTGTTTGTGTGTGGATGAACAGCCAAACCGCATGAAAAAAAATGGGGTTTTGAAAATACCTGTGTTCATGTGGAATGTAATAAAAGTGTAAGAGATAAGCAAATACTGTGTTACTGTATATAGAGGTGATAAACAAAACTATTTTAAGGAATTATATGATAAAAGTAAAAAGTTTGGCCACACCTAATTATtctttgtaatatatataaaaaatatatttattggtTTCATTATTGGATTCACATTTTAATAACTAGGAAATCAAATTATGTAGTGAACACAAtattaaataaagcaaaatatattttataatttaaaatatattaaatattattagcatttaaatgttaataataaaaataatgtgtcCATTCCTCAATTGATTTACCAAACCGCTTGCCCTGAAAATAGTTGATTGATCGATCAATACATATAGttgtaaatatgaatattattaGCGTtcaaaagtgaaaaaaaaaaaaaaaacatctatcCCTGCATCCATTTACCAAGCCGCTTGTCCTTAAATAggtggtgaaatgctgtttcatgcatactgagctttttacactgttaaaaacttggattcccatcctaaacatggacaaagtttcaaaaactaagttggacgtttgatggagtatttctgtgtcaaaaatactccttccggtttctcacaagtttcggagagtttttttcgagtacgggtccgcttgacgtcaacagagcagaaggtcctggcatgggccgtacgggctcttctcccggaagggtgcgcgcgtgcgtgactagagccTAGAGTgggagaggaaatgcacgcccataaacagtctctcaggtgcagatccactcgtctgaGCAACACTTCtgtggcgccgcgctccactttattcttatgggtgacatcaaatgACTTTAACGCCcccgcatagcattccgggaaggcagcgctgcatttgaaccgatttgaacgcagaaatgaagggaagcgtcacaacatcacgcttcagtcgcgtcgcaaaagtggatctccacgatcactgctgtcacaggacttcacgaaatcaacagttatcAAAGAAGTGTgattttgacggagcggtcccagcgataaggactactgctaaggtttagtcgaatacaatagtccataaaccaaaacATGTCCttataaactgcgagtaaacccacacaaatgttgacaggccactaaatacagtacgtaccacagagacggacgtcctgctttTGTTGCtcctcctgttcaatttatttcatcctccggatctgattctgcattgtaaaaaattatatgttcaataagttatgacaacatatgtttttacattgtttaaactcatcaaaataagttaagaaatcttaaacttgtttttattagttatacaagtaacacattttttaaagtcagtttaacataatataagttgaaataactctaatttaagttgaaataactcaaataagtcgattgtactgcaaaagttcaaaatttgcctgtaatttttttttacagtgtggatcatatctgtattagttgaatctgatttaaggtagcgttttcttctccacgcttgaggacatcaccgctttgggtgcgctcgtcattctttagctccgcccacacgatacgcctccaggcgctctgttttttcccggaaagactcggtacagccaatttttattttataaatataataaaactaaagacttttcggagatatgaaggatgcaatactactctataggtactcaagattgacatgagattgactgaaactgagtgtttcaccccccccccaacaTAATAGTCAATTAACTCaaccaaccccccccccccccccccaaaaaaaaaaaccacacacacacacacacacacacacaaactatgcAGTAATGCAAAAGTATTTCCAAAATTACAAAGATAAAATGCTTAGACAGCAAAAAACTATGcctatattatatataagtAATTCAATGTTGAATGTATTGTACTATTGTTCATTAATCCATGTTCATTCATAACAGTAACATTGACACTGGAAAtgttaaatatgtaatataGAAATTAATATCAAactagattaataaatgctctaAGCTAATTCATTGATAGCATATTtaactttattgtaaagtgttaccatatattTCAATTTTGTGAAGCTTGAAATCGACAGTACAGTACCGCATCATTGTGTGAGGTTTTATAACGCATACTGTGTGGAGGTTTAGCAAGATGTGTGTTTAACCCCTCTTCCATTCCTCTAATAGAGGGTTTATTTACTTCAAAGTGACCTCAGCTGCTGTAAAAATATGATGTATTTTCCTGTCGGAGGTTGAGGCTTTGGCAGTGAGTTTAGTCTGTAATGCTTAAGGGAATGGTTTTCAAATTTCACAGGGGCTAACATGATATTCATGCAGAGAGACACTTACAAGATGGGTTAAGATTCTGGGACAGAAGAATTCTTGACCCACACGAGGGGGACAAGGAAGCAGTGCTTTTGTAGGGGGTTCTTGAAACCTCCAGACAGTCCCTCTGTCTTTACTGGCACATAAACCACAACAGCTCTCCCTCACGGCATCATGCACGCTCCCTCCCATAAATAGCAAGCTTTTCCTGCCTGTCATGCAAACAGTATGGATGCAGTCTAGACATAGTTAGAGCATGTGTTAAATAAGGAAGCCTGAGTTAAAGTAAGGTGGACATTGCTGAATGCTGCCCAAATGGAAGAAATAAGGGGAAAATCTCAGCCAGATGTTATGAAAAGGGTTTTGCGAGAGAGGTGAGCATTAAGGTTAACAACATACCGATTTGAAGTCAAAGTCAGTGGGAGCCGTGTAATCTGCTCTGACGAGACCGTGTGTGTGGGCTCTTCATTACTTATTCAAAGCTAAGAATGTTATCTTGACATTCAAGGAGGTCTATAATACCTGAGAATATCAATATGTTAGCAATGGCAGGTATGCAGCACATACTACTGGGTACAATCtcctataatataatatttgctTACAAAATAGTTGCTTGCAatttcattgattttttttggtcaaagtATGCATCAAAGTATTCATTTTAAATGGCCATCAATACTGCCCTACAAAACAAAAAGGCagtaactgcatttttggtcaaaaatgagTTATTATCATTTTCATGACATTCAAGGCATCCTTTGTTATGTGACAAAAAATATTATCTCAAATGTGTGTCGTTTTGGTGAAAAATGGTAGTCGTTTGTACAGTAACTGCAAAAAGGCCTAGTGAAACAAAGCATGAGTACAGTAACATCCATTACTgtattcttgttttgttttacccAACAAAAAATAACCGTGTTGCTACGCAGCGCAGTTACTGTTTCCATGgtgaacacacacagctgatttAGCGGCATCCTCACGAGACGGTTTTAACATTTGCGATTTCACCCTTCTAACTTCCCACAAATTTTGTTTGAGATGGCACAAAGCAGGGGAAAGAAGATGGTCGAACTGGCGTTGAAAAGAAAATACCCGGAGAATGGTAAGTAACagtgacagattaaacatttagAGGCTAGGCTATCACAATATAAACACCTGTCAGCCGCCAGGGCGGGACTTCCTCTCAGAGGTCCATTCAGAAAGCATTATGCTAATTAACAGGCGATGTTTCAAATAGCTTTGCTTACCTCCCCCTGATCCTCCCTGCTCCTAGCTGTAACTTTATCCTCTGTAACTTCACATCATCGCCGATGCCATGTCATCATTTTGTTGTTCATGACACAAAGTTATAATCCAATCAGCGGTGgaaaaatattcaataactAGAAAAGCACTCGGAGAGCATAATAACCGCGGTCAATGTAGCATTACAAATTCCAAATGTCCCGTGTTCCGGATCACCACCAAAATGTAGTCATCTGTTCCTTGTCCTAATACCCATGTTGTCCGAAAATGTCATCCAAATCCGTACAGTACTTTTCGAATTATCTTACTAACGAACAGACAGAGAAACGGCAACAGGTGTCTGTTCAACTTAAAACGCACTCTCTTCGCGTCCGCTGTTTGAAGACTATGTCCGCTGTTTAAAGACTATGTCCGCTGTTTAAAGAAATTAGTGAGTTGTGAGCAAAACTGACACCTTTCTCTTTACTGTAAGCATCAtgctttcaacaaaaacaaacttctgCAGAGCGAGTCGGCAGTTATTTACGACCCCCCTTAGCGCTCAGGCTCAACACATTGGTTCCTGTTcctaagcatttatttattgcacGGTTTGTTcttctaaatataaaattatatatttaatttggaTTCCCCTTAATTATATTAACCTATGAAAATGTTTCCCTCTGCATTACTGCAAGCTTCTGTTTTATCCTATTATTGTAGGATAATACAACTTACAACCTAATGTAACTTATAAAGCCAGGCTGCGTTTTTTGTATGTTGGCTTTTCTTTCTTCATTTTCATTAAGggttaaaaattattaatttattattgtgttagtcattatttaggcatttattaattaattaaactttattaaaattattcccTGTACAATTAAATATTATGATATACAGACATcgatatatagcctacatatgTTGATCAGAGTGAAGATGTTGTCCTGTAGgtccatataataataattaataataaatactaataatactaataataataataataataatttgttgcagtagcctacacagacagacagacagacacagacagatgtggatttacattcatgccactaattttctctctttttcattTAAGATACACATGTAGGTATTCCATCAAAGAGGCAGCAAGTCCTGCCCCCCGCTGAAACAATGGAGTGGACCATCCTGGACACTTTCCTGGATACCACCAGCGTGGACAGCTTATATGATGACATTACAGACCTAGATTATGTCCCAACCCCTACGATGGCACAGACTGAAGTGGAACTTGGAGACCCAGGAGAACAAGTGCAAGAGCCCCAGCCAGAGCCCCAGCCAGAGCCCCAGCCAGAGCCACAGCCAGGGCCACAGCCTGATGTTGAATCACGTCGACCACCAATGAGAGAGCCATGTGGTGCCAAATGTCGAAGAAGGTGTACAGACCATATTTCAGAGGAAAGACGGAGGGAGATATGGAGTCAGTACTGGGAGATGACCTACACAGAAAGACGATCATGGATGTTTTACTCAGTTACCCCAATGCCAACCAAAAGAATAACAACCGGCCCAGAAAGTCGCCGTGGCCGCTCATTTATCTACCGCCTGCAAAACCAGAAAGGAGAGCCAAGACAGGTCTGCAAAATGTTTTTCCTGTCATCATTGGGCTACCACCCTAAAAATGACAGTCTCGTTATTTCCATGATGGGGAAGTCGAACACCAGGCCACTGGTTCCATCCAAGGACCAGAGAGGAAGGCAGGCTGCAGTCAACAAGATAGACGTGAAGACCCTTGATGACCACATTGAGTCCTTCCATCCTTGTGTGAGCCATTACAGACGGGAGCATGCCCCAAATCGACGGTACCTGCCAAGTGACATCACAATTAAGATGATGCATTCAGACTACCTGGATAAAGGAAACGCCTGCTCCTATGAAGCATACAGGAAGATggtaaaagacaaaaaaatcagctttgccaaACTTGGGGAGGAGCAATGTGAGGACTGTTTGGAACATGCAGAACATGTGAACTGCCACACAGGGGAGACTGAAAGCTCAGATTGCCCAGAGTGCCTAAGGTGGAACAAACATAAGCAGTCTGCCCTAGAGAGCCGCCAAAGCTACCAGGCAGATGCAGAGAGGGACTGGCCGGACATGACATCAGTTCGGAGTGTGGACCTCCAGAAGGTGATAATGCTGCCACGGATGCCAGGAGTCAAGTCAGCAGTATTTACTCGTCGCATCGTGGCATACCACGAAACATTTGCCtcagtggggaaaaaaacaaacaaaaaaaacaccatcTCTGTATTGTGGCACGAGGGAATGGCTGGGCGAAGTGCCGCGGAAATTACATCAGCATATACAACTGCATTGGAGAAGGAGCGGGATGTACGCCACACCATATTCTGGGTGGACAACTGCAGTGCACAGAATAAGAACTGGTGCCTTCTATCCTCACTTGTCACTCTTGTGAACAGTGACACCATTTCACAGGAGGACATCACACTAAAGTTTTTTGAGAGGGGACACACGTTCATGAGCGCAGACAGTTTCCACCATGGTGTCGAGCAGCAAATGAGGAGCCGTCCAGGTGGTGTGGTCTACGACTTTGAGGactttgtgagtgttgtggcaAGCTCCAACTCCAGGAAGGTGGATGTTATCAAATTGGAGAATGCCAATGTGCTAGATTGGAGGGATGGCCACTCCACCGTCAAGGTCAAGAAAGCGCAAGCACCAAAGCTTGGGGAGATGGCGGAGATACAGGTGCGGCGTGGCTCCAAGAGCCTCTTTTACAAGCTGTCCCATACGGAGAATGAATTTATGGAATTGGACTTCCTCATGAAGAAATTCTCGCTGAAGGTGCCCACTCTTTTGCGACCACAGAATAGAGGGGTTGAGGAGGTCAAGAAGAGAGACATCCTCTGTAATCTTTGTCACCTCATGCCACCAAACAGGAGGGTGTTCTGGTATTCCCTGCCTGTGAGCAATGTTTTGGAGGATGAGGAGTAATAACCATATGAAATGTGGTGTTCatcaattatttgtattattattatcatcattatttatttatttattcattcattcattcattcattcatttatttatttatttatttatttatttatatatatatatacacacacacaatctattattaaatgtatgtttaCTAATTTGAAATATCTGTCCCATGTATTCATTTCATTCAGTACTTTATGTTTATAAACCTACTGAAACAGATACTGCACCATATAAAATCATCAACTTGTTTATCTTAGTTATCATCATAAGAGTACAAAAAGCGTTAGAAACACTTAGGCAACATGATTTTGTTTTGCTCTGTTGAATTGGAGTTTAACTTGCCTATATTGCTCCAAAGAAAAGTTGTTTTGCAATGCTTTAACATGAATGTGATTTGTAGGTATAGCAGATACTACATTACAGATTGAGAAACACCCCCAGAGACACATTAATCTAATACTCACACATAATAATGTGGtcctattcaaaataaattgtCCCCATTTGGGCCTTGATACAGCTTAGCAATGTGAGACTTTAAGCAGCCGTTTCAGCACCAGAACAGCTTCCGGGTGGAAAATATTGACCTAAAATGGTCAAATTAATTTGGGTTTGGTATATCCATGTTCAGAAAAACAAATGGTTCCAATTAtttcaaatacagtaaaatacagtaatatatcTAACACACCCAGAGCCCAAGTTGTGGCAAAATAGTTCTTGGAGAATCTGTAGTTACTGCCTTTTTCCTTGGCATGGTGCCACGTTTTTGGTAAGTAATACAAAGCAAGAATACAGTAACTGCAAAATAGGGGTAAAATACCAAATTAAAAATGAGGATTGAtatgtacaaaaataaaactaatataaaGTAACAAAAAAGCCACATGTCCAATAATCTACCTACAACTACTTAGGCTGGATGACAGGATaactttaaagtcatttttctcagttctGCACTCTGCGTAGTTACTGCCTTTTTGCTTTGTAGGGCAGTATAGTGAAGCATGCTTTTTCCATGCAAAAaagataacaataaatacattaaaaaataataaatattaacaataattataaaataaaacaaaatgaatgtataattttttgtttgttaataatACACAGCTGTTCAAAATTGAAGATAATGCAAGGATGCATTCATCTTAATTAAAAATGACAGTAGAGACAGTAGGGacatctgcctttacatgcatatgaactttaatgacatcccattcttaatccatagggtttcATATGGAGTTGGGCCATCCTTTTAatctataacagcttcaactcttctggcatggctttccacaaggtttaagtgtgtgtttataggcctggctcgcagtatacacaaaaataaataacatttaaaaaaatattacaattgaaagcatttttttaaattgtaatattattacacaacattaatgttttactgtatttttgattaaatacatGCGGCCTTGATGAGCAGAGACTTATGTCATATTCTCTGAAGACTATCCTGTCCATCCTACTGACTTTCAGGAAACATCTGTGCGAAAACCTTGGCACTTGAAGAACATTATTTTATCAGACTGGTCTATTTCTAACTGCATCTCTGCCCACATCATCAGATTGTGTCTCTCACACAGTTGTCTAAGagatatttttatgtttattttgacTGCTAGAAATACCCTTCCATCAGTGAGGCACTCTGCTGCATGATGTGTAATGTTGCATGCCATTTTGTCCATGTGGTTCCAGGAATGTCTTTCCGTGTCCATTCCTTGAGTCCAGCTCAAGCTTTATTGCACAGGCCACATGGAAACATTCTCCTTCACATAAGAAAATGTCAGGAATGACAAGACCTCTCAAGTCTAACTTGATCATATGATCAATGCAATACTGATGTCTCCCACTAGAGCAGTAATAATTTATGTACTAACAGATGTATGACATCAATTTGTAGGCAAAAACACGGAAAACAGTTAGCATTTTTGCACTTCCGGTTCCAATGGGTCAATGTGTTTTTCGTAAGGGAGTTtggttaaaggtagggtaggtagaaATTGgttataaaacttttttttcccaaatttgtttaaactttatttatttatcaatacataattaaaatgtaagtactctgaaaaataaagtataacaattagtgtctgtagacctctcacgactgtttaaaagacagctcattatttcaattcactccaccttctcccttctgggctctttccaaagccacgcccccaaaacgccccgtccttcggatgagacgttaaaccgaggtcccgactctctgtggttgtTCAAAATAGGGggtgtaggggtgtaaccccggcatcctggccaaatttgcccattggcccctgtccatcatggcctcctaataatccccatatcctgattggcttaatcactctgtctcctctccaccaatcagctggtgaacggtgggcgttctggcgcaaaatggctgccgtcgcatcatccaggtggatgctgcacattggtggtggctgaggagattccccccttctatatgtaaagcgcttcgGGTGTATAGAaaaacgctatataaatgtaatgaattattattattattaataataattattattaattaatcattattattaaaacacatgaacgcgcctCACTGGCCggtggaagacgcattatttatcTCAGACGAGcagtgtgcatgtagtgacatcatgtcagaatcacatgtaattaAAACAAtcgaactttatcagtatgaatataaacaaataagatgtcttttagtactcactatcaagctagaacacagatactggtaaagtttaaagtatatttttgtttgatttggtaacaagctagttatatttataaggcaaagaaatcaggtagcatcatgttttcccaataacatcagttatactgtgatgaagatgaattttgtGTAAGATTCacaacatatactgtgttttgcatgtaagagtttccatgatgatgttgattagtagtagctaaagctaacttagttctaaaaaaaagttcctggatgcggtgtactagcttttacacatgcattttgttatctaaagttaaattttgcgaaattcaacacaacagcgatcaacttgagctaagcatattgattatttatcatctctactaatggctaagtgtataacattgtaactttatgctaagtaatgttattagctatattaggcagcttcatgtgctcttgatacatgctttatgaaaacataaaccaaaaaaatgtataatcaaaatgaaagattacctgtccagcagaaatacagccagcaatgagtcgtttttcaggtccctcagttctcaccatcgttgaaaagccacgcatttactcgcgtttgatttctttgtttattcaaagactttctgtgcattgccttttctcgtactgtctttcttttttgcattgtttgccttcgctgactgcaaaaccctgcactgtgaattttgaatgctctttctctgccattattttgcctaggtttcttgcctcttgaactgctcgAATCAAACGAGTGCGCGCACATGGGCAGaacctgtagcgaaagcggtggtcgctcgctatggtagcgagagagagtgacagtcgcccaagccaatcgtTTGTTTctcgaacgaaaataatgagcggtgtttattgcagattaaaaagtctagagtcactttCACATtctacttacattttaattatgtattgacatataaagaaagtttaaattttttttggacaaaagtgttttagatcagtcctacctaccctacctttaaatggttgaaataaggtctgtggtgaacacaagctcaaaACACTTTTACGTTTTATTCTACAACATGAAATATGTCAGTATTACCATAGCCTACTCGTGATTTTTTTGAAGCTGTCTTGAAAATGCGTTTGCTAATAAGCAgctaaatgggactacagaggCTGTCGAGGAGATTAAACGTCATCACGCCAAACAGGTAAACTCCGTCGGCTTCATCATACTAGTTTATAATTGTGCTCTTCTAACGCAAACTTTCTGTTAAATGTTTGGTAACACTCTATTTTAAGGT
This region of Pseudorasbora parva isolate DD20220531a chromosome 6, ASM2467924v1, whole genome shotgun sequence genomic DNA includes:
- the LOC137079298 gene encoding uncharacterized protein gives rise to the protein MAQSRGKKMVELALKRKYPENDTHVGIPSKRQQVLPPAETMEWTILDTFLDTTSVDSLYDDITDLDYVPTPTMAQTEVELGDPGEQVQEPQPEPQPEPQPEPQPGPQPDVESRRPPMREPCGAKCRRRCTDHISEERRREIWSQYWEMTYTERRSWMFYSVTPMPTKRITTGPESRRGRSFIYRLQNQKGEPRQVCKMFFLSSLGYHPKNDSLVISMMGKSNTRPLVPSKDQRGRQAAVNKIDVKTLDDHIESFHPCVSHYRREHAPNRRYLPSDITIKMMHSDYLDKGNACSYEAYRKMVKDKKISFAKLGEEQCEDCLEHAEHVNCHTGETESSDCPECLRWNKHKQSALESRQSYQADAERDWPDMTSVRSVDLQKVIMLPRMPGVKSAVFTRRIVAYHETFASVGKKTNKKNTISVLWHEGMAGRSAAEITSAYTTALEKERDVRHTIFWVDNCSAQNKNWCLLSSLVTLVNSDTISQEDITLKFFERGHTFMSADSFHHGVEQQMRSRPGGVVYDFEDFVSVVASSNSRKVDVIKLENANVLDWRDGHSTVKVKKAQAPKLGEMAEIQVRRGSKSLFYKLSHTENEFMELDFLMKKFSLKVPTLLRPQNRGVEEVKKRDILCNLCHLMPPNRRVFWYSLPVSNVLEDEE